One segment of Amycolatopsis alba DSM 44262 DNA contains the following:
- a CDS encoding SDR family oxidoreductase, whose amino-acid sequence MKILVVGATGTIGAAVSSALTARGHTVLPASRSGEVKVDVERPDTLDAVFAAEPGIAHIVCCAGSGSLVPVDGGTDEEFVQGLQGKLLGQVFLLRHAVPYLPDGGSVTLTAGRIPETLRGSAFGFLTNAGLEAFVAAAARELPRGLRVNAVSPGWVRETLAALGEPEGGTPAADVARSYVEAVETVSLTGSTLTP is encoded by the coding sequence ATGAAGATCCTCGTGGTAGGTGCCACCGGGACGATCGGGGCCGCGGTCTCGTCAGCGCTCACCGCACGCGGGCACACCGTGCTCCCCGCGTCTCGCTCCGGGGAGGTCAAGGTGGACGTCGAGCGGCCCGACACGCTCGACGCCGTCTTCGCCGCCGAACCGGGGATCGCCCACATCGTGTGCTGCGCGGGGAGCGGCTCGCTGGTTCCGGTCGACGGCGGTACCGATGAAGAGTTCGTCCAAGGGCTGCAAGGGAAACTGCTCGGCCAGGTGTTCCTGCTGCGGCACGCGGTCCCGTATCTGCCGGATGGCGGCTCGGTCACGCTGACCGCGGGCCGGATCCCGGAGACGTTGCGCGGCAGCGCGTTCGGTTTCCTGACCAACGCCGGCCTCGAAGCGTTCGTCGCCGCCGCGGCCCGTGAACTGCCGCGTGGCCTCCGGGTCAACGCTGTCAGCCCAGGCTGGGTGCGCGAAACGCTCGCCGCGCTCGGTGAACCGGAAGGCGGCACCCCGGCGGCGGACGTCGCGCGGAGCTACGTCGAGGCGGTGGAGACCGTGAGCCTGACCGGGAGCACCCTGACGCCGTAA
- a CDS encoding metalloregulator ArsR/SmtB family transcription factor, whose protein sequence is MEQIAAALGDGARWRIVELLAERPRSVGELAELTGLRQPQTTKHLQTLARAGLVTVFPLGQRRVYAVEAGRLKDFEGQLRALIATIEANEGERDVLTRYQAAISESVAVADHDRWADGRTFSFDRPLAASRHDVWRHWTEPALLASWWAPPSMTVTDCVLEPWAGGRAVLDYRDAEGRYRSAGEVRAATEFEHLEFDLSVLDAKGAVFFTGHYDLKFTEVPGGTRLRLDLRVTETTVEAVPFIAGIETGWGQVLDNLAARLTQEKD, encoded by the coding sequence ATGGAGCAGATCGCGGCAGCGCTGGGAGACGGAGCGAGGTGGCGCATCGTCGAGCTGCTCGCCGAACGGCCCCGGTCCGTCGGTGAGCTCGCCGAGCTGACCGGCCTGCGGCAGCCGCAGACCACCAAGCACCTGCAGACCCTCGCCCGTGCCGGTCTCGTGACGGTCTTCCCGCTCGGGCAGCGTCGCGTCTACGCGGTCGAGGCGGGCCGGCTGAAGGACTTCGAAGGACAGTTGCGGGCGCTGATCGCGACCATCGAGGCGAACGAGGGCGAGCGAGATGTCCTCACGCGCTATCAGGCCGCGATCAGCGAGAGCGTGGCGGTCGCGGACCACGACCGGTGGGCGGACGGGCGGACGTTCTCGTTCGACCGTCCGCTGGCCGCGTCGCGGCACGACGTCTGGCGGCATTGGACCGAGCCCGCGCTGCTCGCGTCGTGGTGGGCGCCGCCCTCGATGACCGTCACCGACTGCGTCCTCGAACCGTGGGCTGGTGGACGAGCGGTGCTCGACTACCGCGACGCGGAAGGGCGGTATCGCTCCGCGGGCGAGGTCCGCGCCGCGACCGAATTCGAACACCTTGAGTTCGACCTCTCGGTGCTGGACGCCAAGGGGGCAGTCTTCTTCACCGGTCACTACGACCTGAAGTTCACCGAGGTGCCGGGCGGGACCCGGCTCCGGCTCGATCTGCGCGTCACCGAAACCACGGTCGAGGCCGTCCCCTTCATCGCCGGGATCGAAACCGGCTGGGGCCAGGTGCTCGACAACCTCGCTGCCCGGCTCACTCAAGAAAAGGACTGA
- a CDS encoding dihydrofolate reductase family protein, with protein MSNPTGRRVTANISLTLDGHYSGPGGPGDMGAIVSYATTDVARAHLARIHETATTAVLGRLNAEGFLGFWPAVAVDENADPRDRAYAKWLVDAEKVVFSTTLTDAPWDRARVVNAPAADVIADLKANGEGDILVNSSAGVIKALLADDLIDRLYLMICPEITGGGQRLFVDGLPASKWTLAYQEVGEPGEMALVYDRVR; from the coding sequence ATGTCGAACCCGACCGGCCGCCGCGTCACCGCGAACATCAGCCTCACCCTCGACGGCCACTACAGCGGTCCCGGCGGTCCCGGCGACATGGGCGCGATCGTCTCGTACGCCACCACCGACGTCGCCCGCGCGCACCTCGCCCGCATCCACGAAACCGCGACCACCGCGGTGCTCGGCAGACTGAACGCCGAGGGATTCCTGGGCTTCTGGCCTGCCGTCGCCGTCGACGAGAACGCCGACCCACGCGACCGCGCCTACGCGAAGTGGCTGGTGGACGCCGAAAAGGTGGTCTTCTCCACGACACTGACCGACGCACCCTGGGACCGCGCCCGCGTCGTGAACGCCCCGGCCGCCGACGTCATCGCCGACCTGAAGGCGAACGGGGAAGGCGACATCCTGGTCAACAGCAGCGCCGGCGTCATCAAAGCCTTGCTGGCGGACGACCTGATCGACCGGCTGTACCTGATGATCTGCCCCGAGATCACCGGCGGCGGGCAGCGGCTGTTCGTCGACGGTCTGCCCGCGTCGAAATGGACGCTGGCCTATCAGGAGGTCGGGGAGCCGGGAGAGATGGCGCTGGTCTACGACCGGGTGCGCTGA
- a CDS encoding ATP-binding protein translates to MRFRGRSNDLKLLDRQLCVVRDGVATTPGQAVIVTGRRRVGKSRLVQEFCDRSDAPYVVFQASRGRNPAAERGDFTAALAQSSLPGADLVAGAVGADWNQALRALAIAVPEREPSIVVLDEVPWLVEQDSEFEGALQTVWDRYLSAKPVLLLLVGSDLSTMESLQEYGRPFHGRAARMLVRPLNPGDVQEMTSLESAEAIDAFLITGGFPEIVQRWKPGTDRQAFLCDQLSDPLSPLLMAGELSLLGEVPEPSHSRSALEAIGTGERTFSTIANRIGAGDPIPSGTLAPILNTLTAKRIVAVDTPLATRPDTKNKRYRIEDSYLRFWLAFLQRGIGEVERGRGDLVAARIERSWTSWRGRAVEPVIRAALTRLLPDDRLPDAEFVGGWWNRQNNPEIDLVGADREQPAATRIAFTGSIKWLENDLFGRRELESLIAGSMTIPGRDHITPLVAVSRSGVEEGLPLAATFGPDELIEAWRR, encoded by the coding sequence GTGAGATTTCGAGGACGTTCGAACGACCTGAAGCTGCTGGACAGGCAGCTGTGCGTGGTCCGCGACGGGGTCGCGACGACCCCTGGGCAGGCCGTGATCGTCACCGGTCGCCGCCGGGTGGGAAAGTCCCGGCTGGTCCAGGAGTTCTGCGACCGCTCGGATGCGCCGTATGTGGTGTTCCAAGCCTCGCGTGGTCGGAATCCGGCCGCTGAGCGTGGTGACTTCACCGCTGCGCTCGCCCAGTCCTCACTCCCCGGTGCCGATCTCGTCGCCGGGGCGGTCGGCGCCGATTGGAACCAGGCCTTGCGAGCCCTGGCGATCGCTGTTCCTGAGCGCGAACCGAGCATCGTCGTCCTGGATGAGGTGCCCTGGCTTGTTGAGCAGGACAGCGAGTTCGAGGGTGCCCTTCAGACCGTTTGGGATCGGTACCTGTCCGCCAAGCCTGTGCTCTTGCTGCTTGTCGGCAGTGATCTTTCGACGATGGAGTCCCTTCAGGAATACGGCCGGCCCTTTCATGGCCGTGCCGCCCGTATGCTGGTTCGTCCTCTCAACCCTGGCGACGTGCAGGAGATGACCTCGCTCGAATCCGCCGAGGCGATCGACGCGTTCCTGATCACGGGCGGCTTTCCCGAGATCGTCCAACGCTGGAAGCCGGGCACCGACCGGCAGGCGTTCCTGTGCGACCAGCTCTCGGACCCGCTCTCCCCGTTGCTGATGGCCGGGGAGCTCTCGCTGCTCGGCGAGGTCCCCGAGCCATCGCACAGCCGCTCGGCTCTGGAGGCGATCGGTACCGGTGAACGGACGTTCAGCACGATCGCCAACCGGATCGGAGCCGGTGACCCGATTCCGTCGGGCACTCTCGCACCCATCCTGAACACCTTGACGGCCAAGCGCATCGTCGCCGTCGACACCCCACTGGCCACTCGCCCCGACACCAAGAACAAGCGCTACCGGATCGAAGACTCGTACCTGCGGTTCTGGCTGGCCTTCCTGCAACGGGGAATTGGCGAGGTCGAACGCGGGCGCGGTGATCTGGTCGCCGCGCGGATCGAACGATCCTGGACATCATGGCGCGGCCGCGCTGTCGAACCGGTCATCCGTGCCGCTCTCACTCGGCTGTTGCCCGACGACCGCCTGCCCGACGCGGAGTTCGTCGGTGGCTGGTGGAATCGGCAGAACAACCCTGAGATCGACCTGGTCGGCGCCGACCGTGAACAGCCCGCGGCGACCCGCATCGCGTTCACCGGCTCGATCAAGTGGCTGGAGAACGACCTCTTCGGAAGGCGCGAGCTGGAAAGTCTCATCGCCGGATCCATGACGATCCCTGGACGTGACCACATCACTCCGCTGGTCGCCGTCTCCCGCAGTGGTGTTGAGGAAGGACTGCCGCTGGCGGCCACTTTCGGCCCGGACGAGCTCATCGAGGCATGGCGGCGCTGA
- a CDS encoding effector-associated constant component EACC1: MLARSVTTWLTQTRADITLTIKSREGTQIKINVNRAKDAQGVIREIGELIEKSEHRRPALEGEPPEDQGAS; the protein is encoded by the coding sequence GTGCTCGCCCGCTCGGTGACCACTTGGCTCACGCAGACGCGGGCCGACATCACTCTCACGATCAAGAGCCGTGAAGGAACGCAGATCAAGATCAATGTGAACCGGGCGAAGGACGCTCAGGGCGTGATCCGCGAGATCGGTGAACTGATCGAGAAGAGTGAGCATCGGCGCCCTGCCCTGGAAGGCGAACCACCGGAGGATCAGGGCGCCTCGTGA
- a CDS encoding N-6 DNA methylase, whose product MAAKSHAADVVDRLWRTYAPYQRGRNTFGDLASMLAILVLARFVESEGDPEDEFVKRWGRAVAEAGIGLSPLIDLRAAMTNASRHARFPVPDLRDLNVGWLAGDEESDDIPWAAAFLVALGQRPTLAEAGLPEVGELLLERHVQEGTVSVGEFYTPRAVVRLLVELASPQPGDRILDPACGSGGLLAAAAQRIAGSGRVDGASFEAYATDRSNPRLAMMNLAIHGVDRPVVRASDPVSLFQGRNSGLFDRVISNPPFNQRVEDIDAVGWPFGQPSASNANFAWLQLAWTRLSEDGLATMIMPPRAAWSDGREAEIRKRMITSGALLGIIALPPNLFPHTSIPVHIWMLARDKSRHLPSDEADAVLFIDASRLGTQVPRQPRVLTTEDKNRIDGRLHAWLRSPRATPDETGFSCSVTHEEILENDGSLDPRLYVDVEQEWSTSTQDMDLLLGELVRHDGAMSDSNADLLRNFSRCERLTRSGIEPPRVSLVSIVSGTGEGAVEDSGPGLLVAGPSGSLIRAEDYVDAGGVPVVMPKDLTGNGFSVANIRYITERQAESLERFRLRRGDVVLARRGELGRCAVVRQEQQGWLCGTGCFVLRPPARLNADYLAAYLRSPEARKWLEAHSTGSMTMKTISLNVLGELPIVLPDLGVQQVIADAMTRLDEHERLLREQLALVQKIRRDALTGFFPS is encoded by the coding sequence ATGGCGGCGAAGAGTCACGCAGCTGACGTCGTTGACCGGCTTTGGCGAACGTACGCGCCCTATCAGCGGGGCAGGAACACGTTCGGTGACCTCGCATCCATGCTCGCGATCCTGGTACTTGCACGCTTCGTCGAGTCGGAGGGAGATCCGGAGGACGAGTTCGTAAAGCGGTGGGGGCGCGCTGTCGCGGAGGCCGGAATCGGCCTCTCGCCGCTGATCGATCTGCGGGCTGCGATGACGAACGCCAGCCGGCATGCGCGCTTTCCCGTGCCCGACCTTCGCGATCTCAACGTCGGGTGGCTCGCCGGTGATGAAGAGTCGGACGACATCCCATGGGCGGCCGCGTTCCTCGTCGCACTGGGCCAGCGTCCGACGCTGGCCGAGGCCGGATTGCCGGAGGTCGGCGAACTGCTCCTCGAACGCCACGTCCAGGAGGGCACCGTTTCCGTGGGAGAATTCTACACTCCGCGTGCTGTCGTACGCCTGCTCGTCGAGCTGGCGTCCCCGCAGCCTGGAGACCGGATCCTCGATCCGGCCTGCGGGTCCGGTGGTCTGCTCGCGGCTGCGGCACAGCGAATCGCCGGGTCCGGTCGGGTCGATGGCGCTTCCTTCGAGGCATACGCCACGGATCGCAGTAACCCGCGGTTGGCGATGATGAATTTGGCCATCCATGGCGTGGATCGGCCCGTCGTACGTGCCTCTGATCCGGTGTCGTTGTTCCAGGGCCGGAACAGCGGCCTTTTCGACCGGGTGATCAGTAATCCACCGTTCAATCAGCGCGTGGAGGACATCGACGCCGTAGGCTGGCCCTTCGGTCAGCCGTCTGCGTCCAATGCGAATTTCGCCTGGCTTCAGCTTGCGTGGACCCGGCTGAGCGAGGACGGGCTCGCAACGATGATCATGCCGCCGCGGGCCGCCTGGTCCGACGGCCGTGAGGCGGAGATCCGCAAAAGAATGATCACCAGCGGCGCGCTCCTCGGCATCATCGCGTTGCCGCCGAATCTTTTTCCGCACACTTCGATCCCGGTGCACATCTGGATGCTCGCCCGCGACAAGTCCCGCCATTTGCCGAGCGATGAGGCAGATGCCGTTCTCTTCATCGACGCCAGCCGGCTTGGGACGCAGGTGCCTAGGCAGCCACGTGTGCTGACCACGGAGGACAAGAACCGCATCGACGGCCGGCTTCATGCGTGGCTGCGGTCTCCTCGTGCAACGCCCGATGAAACAGGGTTTTCCTGCTCGGTCACGCATGAGGAGATCCTTGAGAACGATGGCAGCCTCGACCCCCGGTTGTACGTCGACGTCGAGCAGGAGTGGTCGACATCGACGCAGGACATGGATCTATTGCTGGGTGAGCTGGTTCGGCATGACGGAGCCATGTCTGATTCCAACGCCGACCTCCTGAGGAACTTCAGCCGGTGCGAGCGATTGACTCGCAGCGGGATCGAACCTCCGAGGGTGTCGCTCGTAAGCATCGTGAGCGGCACCGGAGAAGGCGCGGTCGAAGACTCGGGCCCCGGTCTGCTCGTCGCCGGGCCTTCGGGAAGCCTCATCCGTGCCGAAGACTACGTGGATGCCGGCGGTGTCCCTGTCGTCATGCCCAAGGACCTGACAGGTAACGGTTTCAGCGTTGCGAACATCAGATACATCACTGAGCGGCAGGCCGAGAGTCTGGAACGCTTCCGTCTCCGCCGTGGTGACGTCGTGCTGGCACGCCGTGGAGAGCTGGGGCGATGTGCTGTTGTTCGTCAGGAACAGCAGGGCTGGCTTTGTGGAACCGGCTGCTTCGTGCTTCGGCCTCCCGCCAGGCTCAACGCCGACTATCTCGCGGCGTACCTCCGTAGCCCAGAGGCGCGTAAGTGGCTGGAAGCCCACTCCACGGGAAGCATGACCATGAAGACCATCTCGCTCAACGTGTTAGGAGAGTTACCGATCGTGCTACCTGATCTCGGGGTGCAGCAGGTGATAGCCGACGCGATGACGCGGCTGGATGAACATGAGCGACTATTGCGAGAGCAGCTCGCACTGGTGCAGAAGATCCGCCGTGACGCGCTGACCGGGTTCTTTCCGAGCTAG
- a CDS encoding methyltransferase: MANHDNDRNDLLRLAGLATPMALRVAVTLGLPDRLTGDGASAADLAAELGQSPLALDLLLGHLTTLGVLERTSTGYRTTGYGANLRADAGNGLAGLLDMNAAGGRGELAFVELAYSVATGQAGYIRRYGQDFWADLAEHPHLRETFDRQMTQRFLNQVPGLVAGFDWSRFDTIVDVGGGHGSLLAAILKANPSVRGHLVDLAPTAAAAEKELREQGLEDRTEVTAGSFFDPLPAGADAYLLSDILHDWDDEHAHRVLARCAEAVRPGGRVLVIEAVGGLGAQTEWDLVMLVLYGGRERRLDELRDLAAAHGLVFDSVTTLTEQRSLLEFRVQDIP, translated from the coding sequence GTGGCGAACCATGACAACGACAGAAACGATCTCCTCCGACTTGCCGGGCTGGCGACGCCGATGGCGCTGCGGGTCGCGGTCACCCTCGGGCTGCCGGACCGGCTGACCGGCGACGGCGCTTCCGCCGCGGACCTGGCAGCGGAACTCGGCCAGTCCCCGCTCGCACTCGATCTGCTGCTGGGGCACCTCACCACTCTCGGCGTCCTGGAACGGACATCGACCGGCTATCGCACCACCGGCTACGGCGCGAACCTTCGCGCCGACGCCGGAAACGGCCTCGCGGGCCTTCTCGACATGAACGCGGCCGGCGGGCGGGGCGAATTGGCGTTCGTCGAACTCGCGTACAGCGTCGCCACCGGCCAGGCGGGCTACATCCGCCGCTACGGCCAGGACTTCTGGGCCGATCTCGCCGAGCACCCCCACCTGCGGGAGACGTTCGACCGGCAGATGACCCAGCGGTTCCTGAACCAGGTGCCGGGGCTCGTCGCCGGTTTCGACTGGTCCCGCTTCGACACGATCGTCGACGTCGGAGGGGGTCACGGCAGCCTGCTCGCCGCGATCCTGAAGGCGAATCCCTCGGTGCGCGGCCATCTCGTCGACCTCGCGCCCACCGCGGCCGCCGCCGAGAAGGAGCTGCGCGAGCAGGGCCTCGAAGACCGGACCGAGGTGACCGCGGGCAGCTTCTTCGACCCGCTCCCGGCGGGAGCGGACGCCTACCTGCTGTCCGACATCCTCCACGACTGGGACGACGAGCACGCCCATCGCGTCCTGGCCCGGTGCGCCGAAGCGGTCCGTCCGGGAGGACGTGTCCTGGTCATCGAGGCGGTCGGCGGACTCGGGGCGCAAACCGAATGGGACCTGGTCATGCTCGTGCTCTACGGCGGCCGCGAGCGACGTCTCGACGAGCTCCGCGATCTCGCCGCCGCGCACGGCCTGGTCTTCGACTCCGTCACCACGCTGACCGAGCAGCGCAGCCTGCTGGAGTTCCGGGTCCAAGATATTCCTTGA
- a CDS encoding nucleotidyltransferase domain-containing protein: MDLSRPLMTVTPTLDGDVLAVLANHDGIFTTGQLHRLLTRHSEEGIRKVLRRLTKQGVVLSDRVGNAFAYRLNRDHLAAEHIIGLAQLQKTLLERIEDRLESWEILPVYAAVFGSAARGGMAEDSDVDLLLIRPDDADDDRWETQVHELAVEVTRWTGNDARPLEFAEAELADRAYDEAVLRDVARDGLTVAGSRAWLTGRLRKRKG, from the coding sequence GTGGACTTGAGCCGGCCGTTGATGACGGTCACCCCAACGCTCGACGGCGACGTCCTCGCCGTGCTCGCCAACCATGACGGCATCTTCACGACCGGCCAGTTGCATCGCCTTCTGACGAGGCATTCGGAGGAGGGGATTCGCAAGGTGCTGCGGCGCCTGACGAAGCAGGGTGTCGTGCTGTCCGACCGGGTCGGCAACGCGTTCGCGTACCGCCTCAACCGTGACCACCTCGCGGCGGAGCACATCATCGGGCTCGCGCAGCTTCAGAAGACGCTCTTGGAACGCATCGAGGACCGCCTCGAGTCCTGGGAGATCCTGCCGGTCTATGCCGCGGTGTTCGGCTCGGCGGCACGTGGCGGGATGGCGGAGGACAGCGATGTGGACCTCCTGCTGATCCGGCCGGATGACGCCGACGACGACCGATGGGAAACGCAAGTCCATGAACTGGCGGTCGAGGTGACCCGCTGGACCGGCAACGACGCTCGCCCTCTGGAGTTCGCCGAAGCTGAACTCGCCGACCGAGCGTACGACGAGGCTGTTCTGCGCGATGTGGCACGAGATGGGCTGACCGTGGCCGGGAGCCGGGCATGGCTGACCGGTCGCTTGCGAAAGAGAAAAGGCTGA
- a CDS encoding aminotransferase class V-fold PLP-dependent enzyme, translating to MTPLPREQFPAVNRWAYLNHAGICPLPTSSVEAMHRQAVEVSLDGEFTYAAHSAAIEGARASAAALMGVPARDIAFVKNTSTGLGFVANGLEWSPGDRVVIPDGEFPSTLYPWLALADRGVVVDRVRGPLTTEAFAETIAAGPPPRIVVTSWVRFGHGGRVDLAALSRVCREAGALFCVDVIQGLGVIPARLEEWGVDFAMADGHKWLLGPQGCGVFYVRESCLDLLRPLEPGWNSVAHREDWDNLAYVPDVTARRLEGGMPNIAGIAALGASIDLLLSAGIEEIWSHVDGLCERAAEGLAGIGATVLSERDAGYRSGILSVRVDGMPVPLLAERLKARGIACSARSGGLRISPHGYNTEGEIDRLIVAVREIFA from the coding sequence ATGACTCCGTTGCCGCGCGAGCAGTTCCCCGCCGTGAACCGCTGGGCCTACCTCAATCACGCCGGGATCTGCCCGCTGCCGACGTCGTCGGTGGAGGCCATGCACCGGCAGGCCGTCGAAGTGTCGCTGGACGGCGAGTTCACCTATGCCGCGCACAGTGCGGCGATCGAAGGGGCGCGCGCCTCGGCTGCGGCGCTGATGGGGGTCCCGGCCCGTGACATCGCCTTCGTGAAGAACACCAGCACCGGCCTCGGTTTCGTGGCGAACGGGCTGGAGTGGTCACCCGGCGACCGCGTCGTCATCCCCGACGGCGAGTTCCCGTCCACCTTGTATCCGTGGCTCGCGCTCGCCGATCGGGGCGTGGTGGTGGACCGCGTGCGCGGACCTCTCACCACCGAGGCCTTCGCCGAGACGATCGCCGCCGGTCCGCCGCCCAGGATCGTGGTGACCAGCTGGGTCCGCTTCGGTCACGGCGGGCGGGTGGATCTCGCGGCGCTGAGCCGGGTGTGCCGGGAAGCCGGGGCGCTGTTCTGCGTCGACGTCATCCAGGGGCTCGGCGTGATCCCGGCGCGGCTGGAGGAATGGGGCGTCGATTTCGCGATGGCCGACGGCCACAAATGGCTGCTGGGGCCGCAAGGCTGTGGCGTGTTCTACGTGCGGGAGTCCTGTTTGGACCTTCTGCGGCCGCTGGAGCCGGGCTGGAACTCGGTCGCTCATCGAGAAGACTGGGACAACCTGGCCTACGTTCCCGATGTCACGGCCCGGCGGCTGGAAGGCGGTATGCCGAATATCGCCGGGATCGCCGCCCTCGGCGCCTCGATCGATCTGTTGCTGTCCGCGGGAATCGAGGAGATCTGGTCGCATGTGGACGGTCTCTGCGAACGGGCGGCCGAAGGGCTCGCCGGGATCGGTGCGACGGTGCTTTCGGAGCGCGATGCCGGGTATCGCTCGGGAATCCTGTCCGTGCGCGTCGACGGGATGCCGGTCCCGCTGCTGGCGGAACGGCTCAAGGCGAGAGGGATCGCCTGCTCGGCGAGATCGGGCGGGCTCCGGATCTCGCCGCACGGTTACAACACCGAGGGCGAAATCGATCGCCTGATCGTCGCGGTGCGGGAGATTTTCGCTTGA